The genomic DNA GCTGTATCACCGGCAAGAATCGATCCGGTCTACTAATCACCTACTTACGTACTGTATGTTTGCACCAACTGCCATTTAAATGCACTTTTTGGCCACGTTTTTCAGAGACCAGCCAGCTCACCTTTTCTGTGCTTCCTGTTTACTCCGACACTGTTCACAGTAGTACTTGTATTCACTACATAGTGTCTCAGTGTTGCTGAAACCCCTGTGGAGAGAAAAGacgatggaaacacacacagatgagttCTGGAGCATCCACAAGGTGATGTCATTTGGCATTGTATAACTTTTTCATAACGCTTCCTCCTATTTGGCCCTACTGAACTCAGTTTTtcctccatccattcattcatttataTTTTCCTCTCTTATTTACCTCTATCCCTTTCTCCATCTtcagtgtctctctcagtctctctggcagtacacacacacacacacacacacacacctacctacctaAGACAGTGCGTGATGGAGGTGTTCTGCTCCACGTCGACAGACAGGTCCAGGAAGTCCTCATCTTTACTGCTCACCTGGACAAGCACAACATTGGTGACATCTACTTCTGTTTAAACACTGTTCAGTAATAGGAAACTGCCATAAATTACAGCTCCTGGCGCCATTCCTCTCCTTCATTTAAAAAACAACGACAGTCTCCATTTTGAATCTGCCTTTACCATTACAATAGTGTCGGCATTAACAGCCTCCATCTTGGATCTCCCTCCACTTACAGCTTCACAGTTGAGGCAACGCGTCTCGTTGGTCAGGGTGCCCTGGAAGATCTCATGGACCCAGGTCTGCTGTatcttctccccttcctctccctctcctcctcctgtcccgcTGCTCCCCCCACCTCCTCCGTTCTGCACCAGTTTTCCGTTCTGCTGTCGCTCCTGGCCCTTCTCCTCCTGGAGCAGGTCAGCGATAGTGTTGAGGAGGTAGTTGAGGAACTCATGGGCATCTTGCTGCATGTAGTTGTCAAACagctctggagggagggagaggatagagaaagaggggatgATGGAAGAGTAATGAGCTGCCTAAAGTTGCTCCATTTTCTCCAATCTATCCTTTCTATTTCAGGAGCAAGATTAACttgtttttctcctttgcacccctccCATCCTTCTCACCATTCTCCTTCCTCAGACGGGAGATGAACTTCTTGGGAGGGATGACGCCAACCTTCTTCTTTTGTGTAGCGATGCTGTTGAACAGGACATGTTGCCATGAGTTAAAGAAAATTGTAACTAAGTTCCAATTGTAATTTCCCCCCCATTTCTGatctatttttggttccaagaaCCATTTCATGTGTTTATGCAAGAATCTACGAGTGGGGCACATTCTCTCCCCTTTACCTGTTGaagaggtcagacagacaggtgagcaGGGACTCTTTACGTCTGGGCTGGACCTTGTAGGCCAAGACCTTTTCCCTAAAAGGACGGCAGAAGTAGAGGGCCTGCAGCACCGAGTTACAGTAGCAGGTGTTCCcaaactagaggagaggagagagggaggagacaagacaaaaggaaaggagagagtgaggagagagagagaggtagaagtgtGAGAACATTATTTTAGTCTTGTGTTATGATAGTTGGAAAAGGGTCATTCAATCTTGATTCAAAAgcaaacacactaacactgaaATCCATGGTACTGTAGCTATGGTTATATATTGTGTTTGTGCAGGTGCATGCTGGgaaacttacagttgaagtcggaagtttacatacacttatgttggagtcattaaactcgtttttcaaccactccacaaatttatagttaacaaactatagttttggcaagtcagttaggacatgtactttgtgcatgacacaagtaatttttccaacaattgtttacagacagattatttcacttataattcactgtatcacaattccagtgggtcagaagtttacatacactaaattgactgtgccttccaacagcttggaaaattccagaaaattatgtcatggctttagaagcttctgatagattaattcacatcatttgagtcaattggaggtgtacctgtggatgcatttcaaggcctaccttcaaactcagtgcctctttgcttgacatcatgggaaaatcaaaagaaatcagacaagacagtAGAAAAacgttgtagacctccacaagtctggttcatccttgggagcaatttccaaacgtctgaaggtacaatgttcatctgtacaaacaatagtaccacgcagccatcataccgctcaggaaggagatgcgttctatctgctagagatgaacgtactttggtgcgaaaagcgcaaatcaatcccagaacagcagcaacggaccttgtgaagagtacaaaagtatctatatccacagtaaaacaagtcctatatcgacataacctgaaacgccgctcagcaaggaagaagccactgctccaaaaccgccctaaaaaagccagactacaggcACATGGggacaaccgtgaagcacaggggtggcagcatcatgttgtgggggtgctttgctgcaggagggactggtgcacttcacaaaatagatggcatcatgagaaggaaaattgtggatatattgaagtaacatctcaacacatcagtcaggaagttaaagcttggttgtaaatgggtcttccaaatggacaatgaccccaagcatacttccaaagttgtggcaaaatggcttaatgacaacaaagtcaaggtattagagtgtccatcacaaagccctgacctcaatcctatagaatatttgtgggcagaactgaaaaagcatgtgcgagcaaggatgcctacaaacctgactcagttacactggctctgtcaggaggaatgggccaaaattcacccaacttatttttggaagcttgtagaaggctacccgaaacatttgacccgaGTTAAcccatttgaaggcaatgctaccaaacactaattgagtgtatgtaaacttctgacccactgggaatgtgatgaaaaaaataaaagctgaaataaatctctactattattctaacatttcacattcttaaaataaagtggtgaccctaactgacctaagac from Oncorhynchus tshawytscha isolate Ot180627B linkage group LG15, Otsh_v2.0, whole genome shotgun sequence includes the following:
- the LOC112214507 gene encoding ubiquitin carboxyl-terminal hydrolase 12; its protein translation is MEILMTVRKIASICTMGANASALEKEIGPEQFPVNEHYFGLVNFGNTCYCNSVLQALYFCRPFREKVLAYKVQPRRKESLLTCLSDLFNSIATQKKKVGVIPPKKFISRLRKENELFDNYMQQDAHEFLNYLLNTIADLLQEEKGQERQQNGKLVQNGGGGGSSGTGGGEGEEGEKIQQTWVHEIFQGTLTNETRCLNCEAVSSKDEDFLDLSVDVEQNTSITHCLRGFSNTETLCSEYKYYCEQCRSKQEAQKRMRVKKLPMILALHLKRFKYMDQLHRYTKLSYRVVFPLELRLFNTSGDATNPDRMYDLVAVVVHCGSGPNRGHYITIVKSHGFWLLFDDDIVEKIDAQAIEEFYGLTSDISKNSESGYILFYQSRD